The sequence ACGTTGGGAGACCGATATACGGAATTTCCGGTAGATAGATTTAGCGGACGCAGTAAGATTTTGCACCTTAAAAGCTTTCATCCGTTAAATGATTGGTATGGTTTATCTCCCATTGAGGCAGCAGCATATAGCATAGATCAGCATAATCAATCAGGTGCATGGAATCAGGCATTGCTACAAAATGGAGCGCGGCCAAGTGGCGCTTTGGTGGTGAAGACTCAAGAGCAAGGCGGCAATGATATGCTCAGCGATGAGCAGTATCAACGTATTCGCCAACAAATGGATGAACAATTTAGCGGCGCTGGTAATGCGGGACGCCCCCTATTGCTTGAGGGTGGCTTAGACTGGCGTGAAATGAGCATGAGCCCACGGGAGATGGACTTTATTGAAGCCAAAAACAGCGCGGCACGTGATATTGCATTGGCTTTTGGTGTGCCACCTCAATTGCTTGGAATTCCAGGAGATAATACTTATAGCAATCTTGCCGAAGCGCGACTGGGTTTATGGGAGCAAACCATATTGCCCTTAGTGGATTCGATGTGCGATGCATTAAATAACTGGCTATTGCCCTATTATGGTGAGGGCCTGGAATTACGTTATGACGTGGATACGATCAGTGCGCTTTCAGCACGACGTGAAAAAGTGTGGGATCGGGTAAACAATGCGGATTTTCTGTCAGATGAAGAAAAACGCGAAATGGTAGGATTGAAAAAATGACAGATATGTTAGTTCCGCAATTGCAGCTGAAAACAATTGATGATCAAGGGCGATTCGCTGGATATGCCAGTATTTTTGAAGTGGTCGATAGCCAAAATGATCGCATGGAAGCAGGGGCATTTAGAGAAACTTTAAAGGAAAATACAAACAGTATTAAACTGTTATGGCAACATAACTTTGAGGAGCCTATTGGAGTATTCACAAATTTACGCGAGGATGCAAAAGGCCTATATGTTGAAGGTAAACTTTTGATGGATGTGCAGCGCGCGAAAGAAGCGCATGCGCTGCTTAAAGCCGGAGCGATATGTGGGCTAAGTATCGGTTATGTGCCGGTACGGTATAGTATTGAGCCAGATAGCGGTGTGCGAGTGTTGCACGAAGTGGCGCTTTACGAGGTGAGTGTGGTAACGTTTCCTGCAAATAGCGCGGCTACCGTAGAGGCGGTTAAGCATCAGGATATGGCAGCAGAAGTGCGTAGCGGCAGCCTGATACGGTTTGCCGATGAAGTGGATCGTGCAATTGATATTCTGCAAAAGTAATTTAATATTTCACTTATAAGGTAAGCTGCGGTAGAATGAGAAAAATATCTTTCAAAACAGGCGTATGATATTATGACCAATGATCCTGAAGTTACGCAAGATAAAACCATAAATTCTACTATGGACAAAGCGCGTATGCGCCGTCTTATTGGTTTGCTGGCAATTGGCATTGTTTCTTTGATCGTGTTTTATTATCTGGCAAACGGCGTGACATCATTGCTGGCACAATCTACCGCCGTGGATAGTGTGCAATAGACTGCAATTAATCCTTTAAGTGACTTCTATCAACATGCTGCACAGGCGTGGCGTTTCGCGTGCGCTTTTTTAGCATGGGGGTGCTCTTTTTTTGTTTCAACTAATTACTATGAGGTTATTTATGAGTCTGAATGATTTATCAGACCGCGTTCATGCGCTTGGAAGTGCATGGGAGCAGTTTAAAAATGTGAACGATAGACGTTTGAGTGAAATTGAACGCAAAGGCAGTGCTGACCCGTTGCATATGGAGCAGCTAAGCAAAATCAGCGGTGCAATGGACAATTATAAAAGCCGTTTGGATGTGCTGGAAACCGCACAAGCACGACCCGGTTTGGAACTTGCTACAAAAGGGAGGATGCAAGGCACTGGCCATGTTTCTGAATATAAAAAAGCGTTCTGCAATTATTTGCGTAAAGGCATGGATGCAGGGCTGGAAGAGTTGCATACCAAGGCACTATCGGTAGGGTCGGATCCAGATGGAGGCTATTTAGTTACGCCCACCATGTCTCAGAACATAATTAAGTTGATTGAAGCATCATCTCCTATGCGTGCATTGGCCGGTGTGGAAACCATTTCTTCAGATTCGCTTGAAATTCTGGAAGATGTGGGTGAAGCTGCTGCAGGATGGACCACCGAGACTGGCGCGGTTACTGATACTACAACTCCTCAAATTGGTAAACGAATCATTGCGGTACATGAGTTGTATGCTCAACCTAAAGCCACGCAAAAACTAGTGGACGATTCTGCAATTG comes from Alphaproteobacteria bacterium and encodes:
- a CDS encoding HK97 family phage prohead protease → MTDMLVPQLQLKTIDDQGRFAGYASIFEVVDSQNDRMEAGAFRETLKENTNSIKLLWQHNFEEPIGVFTNLREDAKGLYVEGKLLMDVQRAKEAHALLKAGAICGLSIGYVPVRYSIEPDSGVRVLHEVALYEVSVVTFPANSAATVEAVKHQDMAAEVRSGSLIRFADEVDRAIDILQK
- a CDS encoding phage portal protein, encoding TLGDRYTEFPVDRFSGRSKILHLKSFHPLNDWYGLSPIEAAAYSIDQHNQSGAWNQALLQNGARPSGALVVKTQEQGGNDMLSDEQYQRIRQQMDEQFSGAGNAGRPLLLEGGLDWREMSMSPREMDFIEAKNSAARDIALAFGVPPQLLGIPGDNTYSNLAEARLGLWEQTILPLVDSMCDALNNWLLPYYGEGLELRYDVDTISALSARREKVWDRVNNADFLSDEEKREMVGLKK
- a CDS encoding phage major capsid protein; this encodes MSLNDLSDRVHALGSAWEQFKNVNDRRLSEIERKGSADPLHMEQLSKISGAMDNYKSRLDVLETAQARPGLELATKGRMQGTGHVSEYKKAFCNYLRKGMDAGLEELHTKALSVGSDPDGGYLVTPTMSQNIIKLIEASSPMRALAGVETISSDSLEILEDVGEAAAGWTTETGAVTDTTTPQIGKRIIAVHELYAQPKATQKLVDDSAIDIENWIGEKVAAIFARKESTAFISGTGTGQPRGILTYTAGTDWGEIEQISSGVDGAVTADSLMNLYYSLKEEYSSRATFMMNRSVVQAIRLIKDSATDQYIWQPGLSAGAPDTLLGVPVAQSNDMPVAAINSLSVALADFASAYLIVDRIGIRTLRDPYTDKPFVKFYTTKRVGGDVVNFDAVKLLKLAV